The region GTTACAAGACCCTCTTGGTCGGCCTGGTTCAATAATAAGAAAGGTTGCTTATAGCCTATCTTCTCGATATGCTTCTTCAGGATACCGAGTCCCAAAGAGTGAAATGTAGAAAGCGCGATCCCTTTCAAAAGATTTCTGGGAATTAATTTGCGAACCCTTTCGCCCATTTCCTTCGCGCTCTTGTTTGTAAAAGAGAGAGCAACGATCTTTCCTGCGGGAATATGGTGGTCCTGGATCATGTGAGCGATTCGATTCGAGATCACACGAGTCTTTCCGGAGCCTGCACCGGCAAAGATAAGAAGAGGACCCTGCACTGTTTGCACGGCTCTTTGCTGTTCCGGAGAAAGATGCTGGAACACGGAAGAACTAGCTTCTCTTTCCTTTGGCTTTTTCTTTTGGATCTGCTTTTCTACCGGAATAGAAATTTCGGCTTCTTCCGGCTTGGAAGAAACTGAAGGAGAAAATTTCGGATTTGAAGAATCGAATTCCGATTCAGCGACGATTTCTGTTTCGCCGGAAGGAACTCCTTCTGTATTTTGCGGATCCAGAGAATCTATTTCCGGATCGGAAGAAAGATCGGACTCCAACTCTGAGATGATTTCTGTTTCTGTAGGCACTTCGACAGAAGTTGCTGATGTAATTTCGATTTCAGGAGAAGGAGTTCCTTCTAGGCTCTGAAAATTTGATGAGCTGAGACCGGATTCAGTCTCGGAATTTAGAAGATCAGATCCGGAATCTAAGATAACTTCTGTTTCTGTAGGCACTTCGACAGAGCTTACGAATTCTTCCTCCGCCTCATCATCCCCATAGAAAGAATTTCCATACGAATCTTCGGGACTTTCTTCCGGTTCCGCCGAAGTCATGGTCTCCGAAAAACTCAGGAAGGGCAAAGACTCCTCCGAGTATTTCGGTTTCTTCTTCGGAGAAGGATCGCCGAAAGCAGTTGGATTAGATGGATCCGTTTCTTGGTTCATGGATGAAAAATTAGAAAGAAAAAGCGACCCAAGGCTCGAAAAAACCAGGTTTTCCAGGCCGAGTTTAGCTTCTTCTGTAAGCGACATAATCCTGCATTTCGAGTTCTTGTCAACCGCGTACAGGCAAAGGTTTGCGAATCTGAAAGCTTTCGAAAAAATTGGAAGAAACTGCGGATTATGCAAGATTTCCTTCCTGATCAGTATTCCCCCGATTCCAATCTTTGGGATTTGGGCGAAAAGCAATCCATCTACAAGTCCCCTATTTTCGAATTGGTTTCTTTTCCCAAGACTTCTCCTGACAAAAAGGTCTCCGGGAATTTCTTCCATCTGGAATCCAAGGATTGGGTAAATGTGATCGCTCTTACTTCCGAAGGAAATCTAATCTTGATCGATCAGTATAGACATGGAATGCATCGCTACTCTCTTGAGATTCCGGGAGGAATCGCGGAGAAAGCAACTCTTCTCGAATCTGCCCAAGCGGAATTGAGAGAAGAGACCGGTCTCTTGTCAGATGATTGGGAATATCTCGGAAAAGTTTCTGCGAACCCAGCCATCCTAGACAATTGGTGTCATACCTTTGTAGCCAGAAATGTTTTTCCTCATGCAGAAGGACAGGATCTGGATGAAAGCGAACAGATTGAAGTGTATCAATACCCTCTCCTGAAAATCCAAGACATTCTGAATCGGAATATTCTTCACCATGGTATGATGGTGGCTGCATTCGGATTGTTCTTTATGAAGTACGGATTAAATCACAAGAAACAGAACTAGCTCAATGACAGACAAATCAACAACCACTCATCCATTCATCTCTCTTAAAGTACCTGAGTTTAGGAATTTCTTAGCAGGCAAATTCTTAGTCACTCTTTCCTTCGTCATGCAATCGACAGTGGTCTTCTGGCAGATCGATAATATCACACATGATGCATTCTTTGTCGGCCTCATAGGATTTGCCGAGCTTGTGCCTAACGTGACCGTTTCCTTATTCTCAGGATTGGTCGTTGACAGCTTTCCTCGTAAGAAAATCATCTTCCTTTCTCTTAGTGGTCTTACTTCCAGTTCCTTCTTACTTTTATTATTTACCTTACCCGAATTCGATTGGGTTCTTAGGGATTACTCGGTTTGGCCGATCTATTCTGTGATCTTCTTCTCTGGAATTTGCAGAGGATTCTTATCTCCTAGTATCGCAGCATTCCAAACCCAACTCGTATCAAAAGAGATCTTTCCGAATGCTGCTACCTGGAGCGGGGTTGCTTGGCAAGGTTCTGCGGTTTTAGGACCGATGTTAGGTGGACTCCTTACAGGATTCAACGGAGTGCAGGCCGCTTATCTCGCGGATTTCTGTATCATGCTGTTTTCTCTCCTTCTTCTTTCATTCTTAGTTCCTTCTAAGCCTGTTCCGGAAAAACAAGGAGAGAAGGAATCCATCTGGAAAAGCTTAGGAACCGGCTGGAAATTCGTGTTTAGCCATCAGTTGATACTCGGCGCGATCAGCTTGGATCTATTCGCAGTTTTGTTCGGAGGAGCAGTTGCTCTTATTCCAACCTTCTCGCGAGAAGTTTTAGGAATGGGTCCGGAATATTATGGTATTTTAAGATCCGCTCCTGCGATTGGAGCAGTCCTCTGTGCCCTATTCATCGCTGTCAAACCTCCTAAGACAAATTCAGGGATCATTCTTCTTTCCAGCGTATTCGGTTTCGGGATTTGCATGATCGTATTCGCTCTTTCCAAGGACTTCTATCTTTCCTTTGCCGCACTCGTAGTCAGCGGATCTTTCGATATGGTAAGCGTTGTGATACGTCATACGATCGTTCAGATGTATACACCGGAACATATGCGGGGAAGGGTCTCTGCAGTGAATAATATCTTTATTGGTTCCTCCAACGAACTGGGAGCCTTCGAGTCAGGAGCTGCGGCCAAAGCATTCGGACTTGTGCCTTCCGTCGTTATCGGAGGAACTCTCACTCTCCTAACCGTAGGGATCGTTACCGCAATTGCACCTCGCCTTCGAAAAATGGATCTAAAGGATATAACGGTTTAACTTTTCATGGATAATATTCTCACCCAACAAGAAGCAGCTCTTAGATCCGGACAAATCTCGGATGTACATTATTCTCTCCAGCTAAAACTGGAGAAGGGCTCTCAAGAATACGAAGGCGATAGTACAGTTCGATTCGTTTATACAGGTGGGAAGAAAGGAAAGCTGAAAGTCGATTTCGTTTCTCATAAGATAGAGATCCTTTGGCTAAACGGAAAAGAAGAAACCAAATATGAGAAGAAGGACTCCTTTCTTCTTATCCCGGGAGAAATCCTACAAGAAGGAAAGAACGAGCTTCGTATTCATTACAAAAATCTTTTTGATCATAGCGGCTCCGGTTTTCACAAGTTCACGGATCCGTCTGATCATGCGGAATACATGCATACAGACTTCGAGCCATTCGAAGCTCACAGGTTATTTCCTTCCTTCGATCAACCCGATCTAAAGGCAATTTATGATCTGGAAGTGACCGGTCCTTCCGAATGGACCTATATCCACAACACTGTTCCTCTAAAAGAAGAAATCCAGGGAAATTATAAAAAGATAAAGTTCAATACTACTAAAAAGTTCTCCACCTATCTGTTTTCTCTCATCGTAGGTCCGTATGCAGTCTGGGAAGATAAGGCAGGAGATATTCCTCTTAGGATCTTTTGCAGAAAGTCACTATCCAAATACATGGACGCGGAGAATCTATTTGCGATCACCAAGGAAGCGTTCGGATTCCTTCAAAATTATTTCGGAGTTCCTTATCCGTACGGAAAATACGATCAAATCTTCGTGCCCGAATTCAATATGGGAGCGATGGAGAACGTGGGAGCGGTCACCTTCTCCGAAAGTTATATTTTCAGAGGACCTCGTATCTATTCGGAATACTTAAACCGCGCGAATACTGTGTATCATGAAATGGTCCATATGTGGTTCGGAAATTTGGTCACCATGAAATGGTGGAATGACCTCTGGCTGAACGAAAGCTTCGCGGATTATCTCTCTTATTATTCCATGTCGAATGGAAAACTATTCCCGGATGCATTAGAACATTTTTATGTAAGAGAAGAATGGGCATATAGAGAAGACCAATTGTCTACAACTCATCCGATCGCAGGAAAGGCGGAGAATACTTTAGAAGCGATCAGTAATTTCGATGGAATCTCTTATTCCAAGGGAGCTTCTGTCCTCAGACAATTGATGTATTATGTAGGAGAAGAGAAGTTTAGAGATGCAATGCGTCTCTACTTCAAACGACACGCGGAGAAGAATACTGTTCTGAGTGATTTTCTATCCTGCATGTCTGAAACAAGCGGGATCGATATACGAGGTTGGAGTAAGGAATGGTTAGAAACCACCGGCGTCAATACTCTCAGTCCAATACGACAAAACGGAAGACTCTTCTTATCGCAATCCCCTTCCGAAAACAATGGATTACTCAGAACTCACGCATTACAGGCGACTCTGTTCAAAGAAGAAAACGGAAAATTAAATGAAGTCTGGCGCAAACGAGTTCTAGTCAAAGGAAAGGAAACCCTTTTAGAGGAAACTGACAAAACAGAAGCAACTCTTCTGCTCTTAAACACCGAAGACTATGCCTATGCAAAGACATATCTGGGCAAAGACTCGTTTCCTATCCTAAAGAAAAGTTTGCATACCCTTCAGGATCGATTCGCAAGAAGAGTCGTTTGGGGAAGTCTCTGGCAAATGGTCCGAGACGCGGAACTCTCGCCTAGAGAATTTTTAGAATTAGCCTTGGACCAAGGCCTGAAAGAATCGGATCTTTCCGTTCGGAATAGCCATATTCTCACCAAAGCACTGACTGTGATCGATAATTATATCCCAGAATCCGAAAAGAGAAATTGGTCGGATAAAATGAACGCGATAGCTAAAGAGAAATCCCTTCTTGCAAATAATTCGGAGCAAGAACAGATCCTTTGGTTTAGAATATTAGAAAATACTTCTAAATCAGAATCGCAACTCTCTTATCTAAAAGAACTCCTGGATGAAAAGAAAGCCATTCCTGGAATCTCTATGGACCAGGAAAGAAGATGGACCATCCTAGCAAGGCTCAGCGCCTATGGAGATTCCGAATCCGATGCAAGAATAGAGCAAGAACTCTCAAAGGACAATACGGACCTTGGCGCAAAGAAGGCTTTCTTAGCAAGGGTGTCCGTTCCGGATGCAAAGCGCAAAAAAGAAGTTTGGGAAAGATTCCTACACCCCAAAAAAGAAGACTCTACCGATTTCCTTCGCTATGGAATGAGAGGTTTTCAATGGGGACACCAAAAACAA is a window of Leptospira semungkisensis DNA encoding:
- a CDS encoding NUDIX hydrolase gives rise to the protein MQDFLPDQYSPDSNLWDLGEKQSIYKSPIFELVSFPKTSPDKKVSGNFFHLESKDWVNVIALTSEGNLILIDQYRHGMHRYSLEIPGGIAEKATLLESAQAELREETGLLSDDWEYLGKVSANPAILDNWCHTFVARNVFPHAEGQDLDESEQIEVYQYPLLKIQDILNRNILHHGMMVAAFGLFFMKYGLNHKKQN
- a CDS encoding MFS transporter, which encodes MTDKSTTTHPFISLKVPEFRNFLAGKFLVTLSFVMQSTVVFWQIDNITHDAFFVGLIGFAELVPNVTVSLFSGLVVDSFPRKKIIFLSLSGLTSSSFLLLLFTLPEFDWVLRDYSVWPIYSVIFFSGICRGFLSPSIAAFQTQLVSKEIFPNAATWSGVAWQGSAVLGPMLGGLLTGFNGVQAAYLADFCIMLFSLLLLSFLVPSKPVPEKQGEKESIWKSLGTGWKFVFSHQLILGAISLDLFAVLFGGAVALIPTFSREVLGMGPEYYGILRSAPAIGAVLCALFIAVKPPKTNSGIILLSSVFGFGICMIVFALSKDFYLSFAALVVSGSFDMVSVVIRHTIVQMYTPEHMRGRVSAVNNIFIGSSNELGAFESGAAAKAFGLVPSVVIGGTLTLLTVGIVTAIAPRLRKMDLKDITV
- the pepN gene encoding aminopeptidase N translates to MDNILTQQEAALRSGQISDVHYSLQLKLEKGSQEYEGDSTVRFVYTGGKKGKLKVDFVSHKIEILWLNGKEETKYEKKDSFLLIPGEILQEGKNELRIHYKNLFDHSGSGFHKFTDPSDHAEYMHTDFEPFEAHRLFPSFDQPDLKAIYDLEVTGPSEWTYIHNTVPLKEEIQGNYKKIKFNTTKKFSTYLFSLIVGPYAVWEDKAGDIPLRIFCRKSLSKYMDAENLFAITKEAFGFLQNYFGVPYPYGKYDQIFVPEFNMGAMENVGAVTFSESYIFRGPRIYSEYLNRANTVYHEMVHMWFGNLVTMKWWNDLWLNESFADYLSYYSMSNGKLFPDALEHFYVREEWAYREDQLSTTHPIAGKAENTLEAISNFDGISYSKGASVLRQLMYYVGEEKFRDAMRLYFKRHAEKNTVLSDFLSCMSETSGIDIRGWSKEWLETTGVNTLSPIRQNGRLFLSQSPSENNGLLRTHALQATLFKEENGKLNEVWRKRVLVKGKETLLEETDKTEATLLLLNTEDYAYAKTYLGKDSFPILKKSLHTLQDRFARRVVWGSLWQMVRDAELSPREFLELALDQGLKESDLSVRNSHILTKALTVIDNYIPESEKRNWSDKMNAIAKEKSLLANNSEQEQILWFRILENTSKSESQLSYLKELLDEKKAIPGISMDQERRWTILARLSAYGDSESDARIEQELSKDNTDLGAKKAFLARVSVPDAKRKKEVWERFLHPKKEDSTDFLRYGMRGFQWGHQKQLLLPYVDLFFDSVISVYETRDPHFSSAFGHMMFPSYEPDSKLYNRTRDFLEQKKALPELLRKDLQQQRDDIARTLRVLEKYNK